The following are from one region of the Mycetohabitans rhizoxinica HKI 454 genome:
- the metE gene encoding 5-methyltetrahydropteroyltriglutamate--homocysteine S-methyltransferase: protein MAITHNLGFPRIGAKRELKFALESYWKGQSSLDELKAAGAQLRQQHWANQAKLDWSPVGDFAFYDQVLDMSFTLGNLPERVRNLDGDSLDNYFRIARGRSATDGACSCGVQAGEMTKWFDTNYHYIVPELSASTTFSLDASRLLGEFEQARRLGVKAKPVIIGPLTYLWLGKAKDDSDKLALLPRLLPVYAQLLAELAACGAEWVQIDEPILVTELDPQWQQAFVHAYDTLRTDRVKLLLATYFGQLQENLPLACALPVQGLHVDTLNARDEVCDVIASLPAERVLSLGVVNGRNIWKTDLVATLDWLEPIHRQLGQRLWLAPSCSLLHVPVDLASERGLDAELRSWLAFALQKLDELNVLATALNNGRQAVEAELRDNQAAIAARKVSARVHNPAVKAALARIDADMERRTNPYPERARKQHEQLQLPPYPTTTIGSFPQTEEIRQARSRFRRGELDEASYHATMREQIARSVREQEALGLDVLVHGEAERNDMVEYFGEQLEGYAFSQFGWVQSYGSRCVKPPIMFGDIRRPKPMTLEWIQYAQSLTHKPMKGMLTGPVTILNWSFVRDDQPRAVSCQQLALAIREEVLDLERAGVRVIQIDEAALREGLPLRKSQWHEYLQWAVGAFRIAANGVRDDTQIHTHMCYSEFNDIIASIAEMDADVITIETSRSDMELLDAFDHFNYPNEIGPGVYDIHSPNIPTQEHIVQLMRKAAERIPAERLWVNPDCGLKTRAWAEVIPALRNMVAAAHTLRGTA, encoded by the coding sequence ATGGCCATCACCCACAATCTGGGCTTTCCGCGCATTGGCGCGAAGCGGGAATTGAAATTCGCGCTCGAGTCTTACTGGAAGGGACAGTCCTCACTGGACGAACTGAAAGCAGCGGGCGCTCAACTGCGCCAGCAGCACTGGGCCAACCAGGCGAAATTGGACTGGTCACCGGTGGGCGATTTCGCGTTCTATGATCAGGTGCTCGACATGAGCTTTACGCTCGGCAACCTACCGGAGCGGGTACGCAACCTGGACGGTGACTCGCTGGACAACTACTTTCGGATCGCACGCGGGCGTTCAGCCACGGACGGCGCATGCAGTTGCGGCGTGCAGGCCGGCGAGATGACCAAGTGGTTCGATACCAACTACCACTACATCGTGCCGGAATTGAGCGCGTCCACGACCTTTTCGCTCGACGCATCGCGCCTGCTCGGCGAGTTCGAACAGGCACGCCGCCTTGGCGTGAAAGCCAAGCCGGTGATCATCGGGCCGCTGACGTACCTGTGGCTCGGCAAGGCTAAGGACGACTCGGACAAACTCGCGCTGTTGCCGCGACTGCTGCCGGTCTATGCGCAATTGCTGGCCGAACTCGCCGCGTGCGGTGCTGAATGGGTGCAGATCGACGAACCGATCCTCGTCACCGAGCTCGATCCGCAGTGGCAGCAAGCGTTCGTGCACGCCTACGACACGCTACGCACCGATCGCGTTAAGCTGCTGCTAGCCACCTACTTCGGGCAATTGCAGGAGAACCTGCCGCTTGCGTGCGCATTGCCCGTGCAGGGCCTGCACGTGGACACGCTCAATGCACGCGATGAAGTCTGCGACGTCATCGCGAGTCTGCCGGCCGAGCGCGTGCTATCGCTCGGTGTCGTCAACGGCCGCAATATCTGGAAAACCGATCTCGTCGCAACGCTCGACTGGCTCGAGCCGATCCACCGCCAACTCGGCCAGCGGCTCTGGCTGGCGCCGTCGTGCTCCCTGCTGCACGTGCCGGTGGACCTGGCCAGTGAGCGCGGGCTCGACGCCGAGCTCCGTTCATGGCTTGCATTCGCGCTGCAAAAACTGGACGAACTGAATGTGCTGGCTACGGCACTGAACAACGGCAGGCAGGCTGTGGAGGCTGAACTGCGGGACAACCAGGCCGCCATCGCGGCGCGCAAGGTATCGGCGCGCGTGCATAACCCAGCCGTCAAGGCGGCGCTTGCGCGCATCGACGCCGACATGGAACGCCGCACGAACCCCTATCCGGAGCGCGCGCGCAAGCAACACGAGCAGTTGCAACTGCCGCCTTATCCGACCACGACAATCGGCTCGTTTCCGCAAACCGAAGAAATCCGCCAGGCGCGCAGCCGTTTCCGTCGTGGCGAACTGGACGAGGCGAGCTACCACGCGACCATGCGCGAGCAGATCGCGCGCAGCGTGCGCGAACAGGAGGCGCTGGGGCTCGACGTGCTCGTGCATGGCGAGGCCGAGCGCAATGACATGGTCGAGTATTTCGGCGAGCAGCTCGAAGGCTATGCGTTCAGCCAGTTCGGCTGGGTACAGTCGTATGGCTCGCGGTGCGTGAAACCGCCGATCATGTTCGGTGACATCCGCCGGCCGAAGCCGATGACCCTCGAGTGGATCCAATATGCGCAATCGCTGACTCACAAGCCGATGAAAGGTATGTTGACCGGGCCCGTGACGATTCTGAACTGGTCGTTCGTGCGCGACGACCAGCCGCGTGCCGTGTCGTGCCAGCAGCTTGCGCTAGCGATCCGCGAAGAGGTGCTCGATCTGGAGCGTGCGGGCGTGCGCGTGATTCAGATCGACGAGGCGGCCTTGCGCGAAGGTTTGCCGCTGCGCAAGTCGCAATGGCATGAGTACCTGCAGTGGGCGGTCGGCGCATTCCGCATCGCGGCCAACGGCGTGCGCGACGACACGCAGATCCACACGCACATGTGCTATTCGGAGTTCAACGACATCATTGCGTCGATTGCAGAGATGGACGCAGATGTCATCACCATCGAAACATCGCGCTCAGACATGGAACTGCTCGATGCATTCGATCACTTCAACTATCCGAATGAGATCGGACCGGGCGTGTACGACATCCATTCACCGAACATCCCGACGCAGGAGCACATCGTCCAGTTGATGCGCAAGGCGGCCGAGCGCATCCCAGCCGAGCGCCTGTGGGTCAATCCGGACTGCGGGCTGAAGACGCGCGCATGGGCTGAAGTCATCCCGGCGCTGCGCAACATGGTGGCCGCCGCGCATACGTTGCGCGGCACCGCGTAG
- a CDS encoding methyltransferase yields MNGLECSMLNWTQGGQTHHARWRSHAGLPPPRRVVPADDTLGADHAYRLACEGTAILWQGDFNNARQLLQAIARRIERRRPKRGATPQETFNLHRLAQAQRARTLAMLLVPLDAHYRIPLRRAPDLSGACAHAYGPPPGGDAVSVVSLRELLGMVGAFEWHRKGVVIDALGGARIHPHYGVFSPVRGEYLDLIAQAPLPAGADALAFDIGTGTGVIAALLARRGVRRVIATDVDSRALDCARENVARLGLSAQVEVVRADLFPLSRRAPLVVCNPPWVPARPSASIEHAVFDPDSRMLRGFLAGLPAHLAPGGEGWLIMSDLAEHLGLRPREAFLAMIDAAGLQVLNRVDIRPRHPKASDAADPLHAARAREVTSLWRLAGRG; encoded by the coding sequence ATGAACGGACTTGAGTGCTCGATGCTGAACTGGACCCAGGGGGGCCAGACTCACCACGCGCGCTGGCGCTCGCACGCCGGGCTACCGCCGCCTCGGCGCGTCGTGCCGGCCGACGACACGCTCGGCGCCGATCACGCCTATCGCCTGGCATGCGAGGGAACCGCGATCCTGTGGCAGGGCGACTTCAATAACGCGCGGCAGCTATTGCAGGCCATCGCGCGGCGCATCGAGCGTCGTCGGCCCAAGCGCGGTGCGACGCCACAGGAAACGTTCAACCTGCATCGGCTGGCGCAAGCGCAGCGGGCCCGCACGCTGGCGATGCTGCTGGTGCCGCTCGATGCGCATTACCGGATACCGCTGCGCCGTGCCCCGGACCTAAGTGGTGCGTGCGCGCACGCATACGGGCCGCCGCCCGGTGGTGACGCGGTCAGCGTCGTTTCGCTGCGCGAGTTGCTGGGGATGGTCGGCGCGTTCGAGTGGCATCGTAAGGGTGTGGTCATCGACGCACTCGGCGGCGCCCGGATCCATCCGCACTATGGCGTATTCTCGCCCGTACGCGGCGAATACCTGGACCTGATAGCGCAGGCGCCGTTGCCGGCCGGGGCCGATGCGCTCGCTTTCGACATTGGCACCGGCACCGGCGTGATCGCCGCATTGCTGGCCCGGCGCGGCGTGCGGCGCGTGATCGCAACGGACGTCGATTCGCGCGCGCTAGATTGCGCGCGCGAGAACGTCGCGAGGTTGGGGCTGTCTGCGCAAGTGGAGGTCGTGCGGGCGGATCTTTTTCCGTTATCGCGCCGCGCGCCGCTGGTAGTCTGTAACCCGCCGTGGGTGCCGGCGCGCCCGAGTGCATCGATCGAGCACGCTGTATTCGATCCGGACAGTCGCATGCTACGAGGATTCCTCGCCGGTTTGCCGGCGCATTTGGCCCCCGGCGGCGAGGGTTGGCTGATCATGTCGGACCTGGCTGAGCATCTTGGCTTGCGCCCACGCGAAGCTTTCCTCGCGATGATCGACGCGGCCGGCTTGCAGGTGCTTAACCGCGTCGATATCCGGCCGCGTCACCCCAAAGCGTCGGACGCCGCGGATCCGTTGCATGCGGCGCGGGCCCGCGAGGTGACGTCGCTGTGGCGCCTCGCGGGCCGAGGCTGA
- a CDS encoding copper chaperone PCu(A)C, whose protein sequence is MQVKSLIGATAALFTMLSAAAQAAGPVGVQVSGCWVRTMPATLPSSAYFTIKNDADTPVSLKDVDAPAFGMVMMHQTRSNGSTSRMVHVDAVGVPAHGTLKFAPGGYHVMLEQPKSALKVGTTIPLTLDFGADGKLDVQCELRPASASAH, encoded by the coding sequence ATGCAGGTCAAGTCTCTGATAGGCGCCACTGCGGCGCTGTTTACCATGCTGAGCGCCGCCGCGCAGGCCGCCGGGCCGGTGGGGGTGCAGGTGAGCGGCTGCTGGGTGCGCACGATGCCGGCGACCCTGCCGTCATCTGCCTATTTCACGATAAAAAACGACGCAGACACGCCGGTTTCGCTAAAGGACGTCGATGCGCCGGCCTTTGGCATGGTCATGATGCACCAGACGCGGAGCAACGGCAGTACGTCGCGGATGGTCCATGTCGATGCGGTTGGCGTGCCGGCCCACGGTACGCTGAAGTTTGCGCCGGGCGGTTATCACGTGATGCTCGAACAGCCCAAGAGCGCATTGAAAGTCGGCACGACGATTCCATTGACGCTCGATTTTGGCGCCGACGGCAAGCTGGACGTCCAGTGCGAGCTTCGGCCCGCCTCGGCGTCGGCGCATTGA
- a CDS encoding ATP-binding domain-containing protein — protein sequence MARIIPDDWKHLDAAGAAARERETLTTLAKQLPDGYTVYHGVHWTRVNQGFSVFGEADFVVVGPSGRLMVIEQKSGFLRETSTGLVKVYLQKERNVAVQLARTIEGLHRRFTAAFGAGTYCIEALLYCPDYIVRDPGIAGVAPERIVDATRKDQLAAVIQRALPPDEAPFDCAAKLHHFLSDHLALTPDASALVGQADTLVTRLSGGLAEWARRLSFEPFRLRVTGTAGSGKTQLAIQVMKDALAQGRRVLYVCFNRPLADHIARVAPPGAKVATYHQLCDWVVRDSGQEPDFASPDVFGWLDARFADVPPSDAWRFDVLIVDEGQDFRAHWVAALQRLLAPSGAWWWLEDPMQNLYMREPVPLPGWVTLNACVNYRSPREIFDYLREVIGPSFTIESGSPFGGSDVSVSTYDGDDPLEPTKRAITQALSLGFRKQDIALLSFRGREKSRFAALEQLGPHRLRSFTGRYDLFGNPEYRDGDVLYESIHRFKGQAAPCVILTEVDFDAFDERAARKLFVGATRATMKLIVVMSTRAAARLPQR from the coding sequence ATGGCGCGCATCATTCCCGACGACTGGAAACACCTGGACGCAGCAGGCGCCGCAGCCCGCGAGCGCGAAACGTTGACCACGCTGGCCAAGCAACTGCCGGACGGCTACACGGTCTATCACGGCGTGCATTGGACCCGCGTGAACCAGGGCTTCTCGGTATTTGGCGAAGCGGACTTCGTCGTGGTGGGACCATCGGGGCGCCTGATGGTAATCGAGCAGAAGTCGGGATTCCTGCGCGAGACGTCTACAGGCCTGGTCAAGGTCTACCTACAGAAGGAACGCAATGTCGCGGTCCAGTTGGCCCGCACGATCGAAGGCCTGCATCGGCGCTTCACCGCGGCGTTCGGCGCCGGCACCTATTGCATCGAGGCGCTGCTGTATTGCCCGGACTACATCGTGCGCGACCCGGGCATTGCCGGTGTCGCCCCAGAGCGCATCGTCGACGCGACGCGCAAAGACCAACTCGCCGCGGTCATTCAGCGCGCGTTGCCGCCCGACGAGGCCCCATTCGACTGTGCTGCCAAGCTGCATCATTTCCTGTCCGATCACCTTGCGCTCACACCGGACGCCAGCGCACTGGTCGGGCAGGCGGACACACTGGTCACGCGGCTCTCCGGCGGCCTGGCCGAATGGGCGCGGCGCCTGTCGTTCGAGCCGTTCAGGCTGCGCGTGACCGGCACGGCGGGCTCGGGCAAGACGCAATTGGCAATCCAGGTGATGAAGGACGCGCTCGCTCAGGGCCGGCGTGTGCTGTACGTCTGCTTCAACCGTCCCCTGGCGGACCACATCGCGCGCGTCGCACCGCCGGGCGCGAAGGTCGCGACCTACCACCAGCTGTGTGACTGGGTCGTGCGCGACAGCGGGCAGGAGCCAGACTTTGCATCCCCGGATGTCTTCGGCTGGCTCGACGCACGCTTTGCCGACGTGCCCCCCAGTGATGCGTGGCGCTTTGATGTGCTGATCGTCGACGAGGGACAGGACTTCCGCGCGCACTGGGTCGCCGCGCTGCAACGGCTGCTAGCACCAAGCGGCGCATGGTGGTGGCTGGAGGATCCGATGCAGAATTTATATATGCGCGAACCGGTCCCGTTACCGGGTTGGGTCACGCTGAATGCCTGCGTCAACTATCGTAGCCCACGCGAGATCTTCGACTACTTGCGCGAGGTGATCGGCCCGTCGTTCACCATCGAAAGCGGCAGTCCATTCGGTGGCTCGGACGTTTCCGTGTCGACCTATGACGGCGACGATCCCCTTGAGCCGACTAAGCGCGCCATCACTCAGGCGTTGTCGCTGGGTTTTCGCAAGCAGGATATCGCGCTGCTGTCATTCCGCGGCCGTGAAAAATCACGCTTTGCCGCACTGGAACAGCTCGGGCCGCACCGGCTGCGCAGCTTCACCGGCCGCTACGATCTGTTCGGCAACCCCGAGTACCGCGACGGCGACGTGCTGTACGAATCGATCCACCGCTTCAAGGGCCAGGCCGCGCCCTGTGTAATCCTGACCGAGGTGGATTTCGATGCATTCGATGAGCGAGCCGCCCGCAAGCTTTTTGTCGGAGCAACTCGCGCCACGATGAAGCTGATCGTCGTGATGTCCACCCGCGCCGCGGCGCGGCTGCCGCAGCGCTGA
- the gshA gene encoding glutamate--cysteine ligase: MLKNTPAFPTTDGYARRLALLAQPAHRPLLAQGLRGVEKESLRVQRDGTLAPTPHPAALGSALTHEQLTTDYSEALLEIITPAGHAVDAMLEQLDTLHRYVYESIGDELLWNASMPGVLPPDEQIPIAQYGTSNIGRLKHVYRRGLALRYGRAMQCIAGIHYNFSLHEDIWRLLQQHERVDGSPLQYQSDAYLALIRNFRRSSWLLMLLFGASPALSRSFVGERAHALDTWDADTLFLPYATSLRMSDLGYQNTSAQAALRADYNSLDGYLHNLASAVSQPYAPYEQLGTQRDGEWVQINTNVLQIENEFYSTIRPKRVTQPGERPLHALASRGVQYIEVRLLDIDPFEATGISATTARFIEAYLLFCALDASALLHEAECTEAGNNFARVVTQGRRPGLALSRGGRPVPLRDWALELLERIGPAAALLDAQEGGSRYGDALAAQRAKVEDFALTPSARVLEDMRTTGRSFVRFALEHSAQHAAAMRARPLPRELHAHYAALAAHSLQQQAEIEHTEVGHFDQFIASYRAYTLNRTSV, from the coding sequence ATGCTCAAAAACACGCCCGCCTTCCCGACGACGGATGGGTACGCCCGACGCCTGGCGTTGTTGGCGCAGCCCGCGCATCGCCCGTTGCTGGCGCAAGGCCTGCGCGGTGTCGAGAAGGAGAGCCTGCGAGTCCAGCGCGATGGCACGCTGGCGCCCACGCCGCATCCGGCCGCCTTGGGCTCGGCGCTCACGCACGAGCAGCTGACAACCGACTATTCCGAAGCGTTGCTCGAGATAATCACGCCGGCCGGGCACGCCGTCGATGCGATGCTGGAGCAGCTCGATACGCTGCATCGCTACGTCTACGAATCGATCGGCGACGAGTTGCTGTGGAACGCGTCGATGCCCGGCGTGCTACCGCCCGACGAACAGATTCCGATCGCGCAATACGGCACGTCGAATATTGGCCGGCTTAAGCATGTTTATCGGCGCGGGCTGGCGCTGCGCTATGGCAGGGCAATGCAGTGCATCGCCGGCATTCACTACAATTTTTCGTTGCACGAAGACATTTGGCGCCTGCTGCAACAACACGAGCGGGTTGACGGCTCGCCGCTCCAGTACCAGTCGGATGCCTACCTTGCGCTGATCCGCAATTTCCGCCGTAGCAGTTGGCTGCTCATGTTGCTGTTCGGCGCCTCGCCAGCGCTGTCGCGCAGCTTCGTGGGCGAGCGCGCGCATGCGCTGGATACATGGGATGCCGACACGCTGTTCCTGCCGTACGCGACCAGTCTCCGAATGAGTGACCTGGGCTATCAGAATACGTCCGCGCAGGCTGCATTGCGCGCGGACTACAACAGCTTGGACGGTTATCTACACAACTTGGCGAGCGCGGTCAGCCAGCCCTATGCGCCGTATGAGCAGCTTGGCACCCAGCGCGACGGCGAGTGGGTGCAGATCAACACCAACGTACTGCAGATCGAAAACGAATTCTATTCGACGATCCGCCCGAAGCGCGTCACGCAACCGGGCGAACGACCGCTGCACGCGCTTGCGTCGCGCGGCGTGCAATACATTGAAGTGCGTCTGCTGGATATCGATCCGTTCGAGGCCACCGGGATCTCGGCCACCACCGCGCGTTTTATCGAAGCGTATCTGTTATTTTGCGCGCTGGACGCGAGTGCGTTGCTCCACGAGGCGGAGTGTACCGAAGCAGGCAACAACTTCGCCCGTGTGGTGACGCAGGGGCGGCGTCCGGGACTTGCATTGTCCCGAGGCGGCCGCCCGGTGCCCTTGCGGGACTGGGCCCTCGAGTTGCTCGAGCGAATCGGGCCGGCCGCGGCGTTGCTCGACGCCCAGGAGGGCGGCAGCCGATATGGCGACGCACTGGCCGCGCAACGCGCGAAGGTCGAGGACTTCGCGCTGACCCCTTCGGCACGTGTATTAGAAGACATGCGCACAACCGGGCGCTCGTTCGTGCGCTTCGCGCTCGAGCACAGCGCGCAACACGCCGCGGCGATGCGTGCCCGGCCGCTGCCGCGCGAGCTGCATGCCCATTACGCGGCCCTGGCGGCGCACTCGCTGCAGCAACAAGCCGAGATCGAGCACACCGAAGTTGGCCACTTCGATCAGTTCATTGCGTCCTACCGCGCGTACACGCTGAACCGGACCAGCGTCTGA
- the ada gene encoding bifunctional DNA-binding transcriptional regulator/O6-methylguanine-DNA methyltransferase Ada, translating into MTHDTASQSSGAPGDYASDDARWAAVRAHDPCADGYFFFAVRTTGVFCRPSCKSRAPRRENVRFFESADAAMAEGFRACKRCQPLRAPREVELVARACSVLAERIDERVTLAQLGDAVHTSPYHLQRVFSRMMGISPRQYHANLRAERLRETLRSASSVTDAALGAGFESASPLRNAARGHLGMTPSAYRRQGAGMTIAYAIASTRLGPILIAATERGLCKVAFGDDEASLLHALHEEFRHAKRVCDPERLAHYVERIDAYLDGRADPTHLPFDGVATAFQRRVWDALRRIPYGQTRSYTEVAAELGVPNAVRAVAAACAANPVALVIPCHRVVQKSGALAGYRWGLQRKAALLDAERRDGDVRAATPGSETLDV; encoded by the coding sequence ATGACGCACGATACAGCCAGTCAATCCAGCGGCGCGCCGGGCGATTACGCGAGCGATGATGCGCGTTGGGCCGCGGTGCGCGCGCACGATCCATGCGCCGATGGGTATTTCTTCTTTGCGGTCCGCACGACCGGCGTGTTCTGTCGGCCGTCGTGCAAGTCACGTGCGCCGCGGCGCGAAAATGTGCGCTTCTTCGAGTCCGCCGACGCCGCCATGGCAGAGGGCTTTCGCGCATGCAAGCGCTGCCAGCCGCTGCGCGCACCCCGCGAGGTCGAATTGGTCGCGCGGGCCTGTTCGGTGCTGGCCGAACGGATCGACGAGCGCGTCACGCTGGCGCAACTCGGCGACGCGGTCCACACGAGTCCCTACCATCTACAGCGCGTCTTCAGTCGCATGATGGGTATCTCGCCGCGTCAATACCACGCGAATTTGCGCGCTGAGCGGCTGCGTGAAACGCTGCGCTCGGCTAGCAGCGTGACCGATGCGGCGTTGGGAGCTGGCTTCGAATCTGCGTCGCCGCTGCGCAATGCCGCACGAGGGCATCTAGGCATGACCCCATCGGCGTACCGCAGACAGGGCGCCGGCATGACGATCGCCTATGCGATCGCTTCGACCCGGCTGGGTCCGATACTGATTGCGGCCACCGAGCGCGGCCTGTGCAAGGTGGCGTTCGGCGATGATGAAGCCTCACTGCTACACGCATTGCACGAAGAGTTTCGCCATGCGAAGCGAGTCTGCGACCCTGAACGCCTCGCGCACTATGTCGAGCGGATCGACGCCTACCTGGACGGACGCGCCGATCCGACGCACTTGCCGTTCGATGGGGTGGCGACGGCGTTCCAGCGCCGCGTCTGGGATGCGCTGCGCCGGATTCCGTACGGACAAACGCGCAGTTATACCGAGGTCGCGGCCGAACTGGGTGTGCCCAACGCGGTGCGGGCGGTCGCCGCCGCATGTGCCGCAAATCCGGTGGCCTTGGTCATTCCTTGTCATCGCGTGGTCCAGAAAAGCGGTGCGTTGGCCGGCTACCGGTGGGGTCTGCAACGCAAGGCGGCGTTGCTCGACGCGGAACGGCGCGATGGCGATGTCCGCGCTGCAACGCCCGGCTCGGAAACCCTCGATGTATAA